From the Lepus europaeus isolate LE1 chromosome 12, mLepTim1.pri, whole genome shotgun sequence genome, one window contains:
- the RUSC2 gene encoding AP-4 complex accessory subunit RUSC2 isoform X1, which yields MPLFELSRMDSPPKLTGETLIVHHIPLVHCQVPDRQCCGGANGGSGSTRPNPFCPPDLGVTQPDQDLGQADSLLFNSLHSAAGGSARSTDSTKSRGRDGRGSGASKRHNPFLLQEGVGEPGLGDLYDDSFGDNATQQSFHLHSTGQPTFHLASFQLPPSGPRVGRSWGAPRSRAGVVDGQEQEPVAPLDTQQCRSSHRCRPELEAETMELDECGGPGGNGSGGGASDTSGFSFDHEWKLSSDESPRNPGCSGPGTQHCRCSSTSSQSEAADQSMGYVSDSSCNSSDGVLVTFSTLYNKMHSNSRANLNSAPQSCSDSSFCSHSDPGGFYLDLQPSPAESKMSCESHHPESGGREGGYGCPHASSPELDANCNSYRPHCEPCPAVADLTACFQSQARLVVATQNYYKLVTCDLSSQSSPSPAGSSITSCSEEHTKISPPPGPGPEPGPGQPSEYYLFQKPEVQPEEQEAEGSSAEAAAAMSPTILEGQVYTNTSPPNLSTGRQRSRSYDRSLERSPAVRLGSLERMLSCPVRLSEGPAALAGPSSPPRRVTSFAELAKGRKKAAGSGSPPLRVSVGDSSQEFSPIQEAQQDRAAPLEKGTHCSHSLPPMPLGPGIDLLGPEPWSTQVCQGPQSSETPPSGLRAAEQGPLAPLMDPGLAVPGSPANSHAQRDARARADGGGAESRPVLRYSKEQRPTTLPIQPFVFQHHFPKQLAKARALHNLSQLYSLSGCSRTQQPAPVAAPAAQGPAPAPSREPQASTPRTTGRGARKAGPEPETSRPSPLGSYSPIRSAGPFGPSTDSSASTSCSPPPEQATATDSLPPWSHPCSVARPATSQLPQQEDQKTLTLAEYRLHGTGSLPPLGSWRSGFSRAESLARGGGEGSMASRPSNANHLSPQALKWREYRRKNPLGPPGVSGSLDRRPQEVRLTRRNPIFEFPGSFPAAGHLNCRLNGQMLKPLPLTCPDFQDPFSLTEKPPAEFCLSPDGNSEAISIDLLQKKGLIKAVNTAVDLIVAHFGTSRDPGVKAKLGNSSVSPNVGHLVLKYLCPAVRAVLEDGLKSFVLDVIIGQRKNMPWSVVEASTQLGPSTKVLHGLYNKVSQFPELTSHTMRFNAFILGLLNIRSLEFWFNHLYNHEDIIQTHYQPWGFLSAAHTVCPGLFEELLLLLQPLALLPFSLDLLFQHRLLQSGQQQRQHKELLRVSQDLLLSAHSTLQLARARGQEGPGDMDRAAHGERVKGVGAPEGGEEEEEAEEVAEMAEGSGHGRWARSGQAGWWYQLMQSSQVYIDGSTEGSRFPRGSSNSSSEKKKVGGSGGPPQAPPPREGVVEGAEACPAPEEALGRERGWPFWMGSPPDSVLAELRRSREREAPSAPPAENEEGASEPSPGGIKWGHLFGSRKAQREARPTNRLPSDWLSLDKSMFQLVAQTVGARREPEPKDSVQEPHSPALPSKPPCEVQALCHHLATGPGQLSFHKGDILRVLGPAGGDWLRCSRGPDTGLVPLAYVTLTPTPSPTPGNSQN from the exons ATGCCCTTGTTCGAACTTTCCAGAATGGATAGTCCCCCAAAGCTGACTGGAGAGACCCTCATCGTCCACCACATCCCCCTGGTGCACTGTCAAGTCCCAGACAGGCAGTGCTGCGGAGGGGCAAATGGAGGTAGTGGGAGCACAAGACCCAACCCTTTCTGTCCACCTGACCTGGGTGTCACCCAGCCTGACCAAGACCTGGGACAAGCTGACTCCCTGCTGTTCAACAGTCTGCACTCTGCTGCAGGCGGATCTGCACGGTCTACAGACAGCACCAAGAGTAGGGGTCGGGATGGAAGAGGCTCCGGGGCCTCCAAACGACACAATCCGTTCTTGCTGCAGGAGGGTGTGGGTGAGCCAGGACTTGGTGACCTGTATGATGACAGCTTCGGTGACAATGCCACCCAGCAGTCCTTCCAcctgcacagcactggccagcccACCTTCCATCTAGCCTCTTTCCAGCTGCCACCGTCTGGACCCAGAGTGGGCAGGTCATGGGGAGCACCACGCAGTCGGGCTGGAGTGGTGGACGGGCAGGAACAGGAGCCAGTGGCACCCTTGGACACCCAGCAGTGCCGCAGCAGCCACCGCTGCAGACCAGAGCTGGAAGCAGAGACCATGGAGCTGGATGAGTGTGGGGGACCTGGTGGGAATGGCAGTGGTGGGGGAGCCAGTGATACCTCTGGCTTCTCCTTTGACCATGAATGGAAGCTGAGTTCAGATGAATCCCCAAGGAACCCAGGGTGCTCGGGCCCAGGAACCCAGCACTGCCGCTGCAGCAGCACATCCAGTCAGTCTGAGGCAGCTGACCAGTCCATGGGCTACGTGAGCGACTCGTCCTGCAACAGTTCCGATGGCGTGCTGGTCACCTTCAGCACGCTGTACAACAAGATGCACAGCAACTCCCGAGCCAATCTCAACTCTGCCCCGCAGTCCTGCAGTGACTCTTCCTTCTGCAGCCACTCGGACCCTGGCGGCTTCTACCTGGACCTGCAGCCCTCCCCGGCTGAGTCGAAGATGTCTTGTGAGTCTCACCACCCTGAGAGTGGAGGACGGGAAGGAGGCTATGGTTGTCCTCATGCCTCATCTCCTGAGCTCGATGCCAACTGCAACTCCTACCGCCCACACTGTGAGCCCTGCCCAGCTGTGGCCGACCTCACAGCCTGCTTCCAGAGCCAGGCCCGTCTTGTGGTGGCCACACAGAATTACTATAAACTTGTCACCTGTGACCTGTCCTCCCAATCATCCCCAAGCCCGGCTGGCTCTTCCATCACCAGCTGCTCTGAGGAACACACCAAGATAAGTCCCCCACCAGGCCCTGGCCCAGAACCAGGCCCAGGCCAGCCTTCCGAGTACTACCTATTCCAGAAGCCCGAAGTCCAGCCAGAGGAACAAGAGGCAGAGGGCTCCTCGGCAGAAGCAGCCGCTGCCATGAGCCCCACTATTCTCGAGGGACAAGTGTACACGAATACGTCACCCCCCAACCTCAGCACGGGACGCCAGCGCTCCCGCAGCTACGACCGCAGCCTGGAGCGCAGCCCTGCTGTCCGCCTGGGCTCACTGGAGCGCATGCTGAGTTGTCCAGTACGCTTGAGTGAGGGCCCTGCGGCCCTGGCAGGGCctagctccccacccaggagggtCACCTCCTTTGCTGAACTGGCCAAAGGCCGGAAGAAGGCTGCAGGCTCTGGCTCCCCCCCACTTCGGGTGAGCGTCGGGGACTCCTCCCAGGAGTTCTCACCCATCCAAGAAGCCCAGCAAGACAGGGCGGCCCCACTGGAGAAGGGCACTCACTGTAGCCATAGTCTACCACCCATGCCCTTGGGACCAGGCATAGACCTACTTGGTCCAGAACCCTGGTCCACCCAGGTCTGCCAGGGCCCCCAGTCCAGTGAGACGCCACCTTCTGGCCTCAGAGCTGCTGAGCAAGGCCCCCTGGCTCCACTGATGGATCCAGGGCTTGCTGTCCCAGGGAGCCCAGCCAACAGCCATGCCCAGAGGGATGCAAGAGCTAGAGCTGACG GGGGTGGTGCTGAAAGCCGACCAGTCCTTCGCTACAGCAAGGAGCAGAGGCCAACTACACTGCCCATCCAGCCCTTCGTGTTCCAGCACCACTTCCCCAAGCAGCTGGCCAAGGCTCGGGCCCTGCACAACCTCTCCCAGCTCTACAGCCTCTCGGGCTGCAGCCGTACACAGCAGCCTGCCCCAgtggctgcccctgctgctcaaggcccagccccagctccctccaGGGAGCCACAGGCGTCCACACCCCGAACCACTGGTCGAGGTGCCAGGAAAGCTGGGCCTGAGCCAGAGACCTCACGGCCATCACCCCTGGGCAGCTACTCCCCCATCCGGAGTGCTGGCCCCTTTGGGCCCAGCACTGACTCTTCTGCCTCCACTtcgtgctcccctcccccagagcagGCCACAGCCACAGACAGCCTACCCCCATGGAGCCACCCCTGTTCTGTTGCCCggcctgccacctcccagctgccacagcaggaagatcAGAAGACACTGACCTTGGCTGAGTACCGACTCCATGGAACAGGAAGCTTGCCacctctgggctcctggagaTCTGGCTTCAGCCGAGCAGAGAGCCTGGCCCGGGGAGGTGGTGAGGGCAGCATGGCCTCCAGGCCCAGTAACG CCAACCACCTATCCCCTCAAGCCCTCAAGTGGCGCGAATACAGGAGGAAGAACCCACTAGGGCCACCTGGCGTATCAGGCAGCCTAGACCGAAGGCCACAGGAAGTGCGGCTGACCCGAAGGAACCCCATCTTTGAGTTTCCTGGCTCTTTCCCGGCTGCTGGCCATCTGAACTGCCGGCTGAATG gTCAAATGCTGAAGCCATTACCACTGACCTGCCCTGATTTCCAAGACCCCTTCTCCCTGACTGAGAAGCCCCCAGCTGAGTTTTGTCTGTCCCCAGATGGCAACTCAGAGGCCATTTCCATTGACCTGCTTCAGAAAAAAG GCCTGATTAAAGCTGTTAACACTGCTGTGGACCTCATTGTGGCCCACTTTGGCACAAGCCGGGATCCTGGGGTGAAG GCAAAGCTGGGAAACAGTTCTGTGAGCCCCAACGTGGGCCACCTGGTTCTGAAGTACTTGTGCCCCGCTGTCCGGGCCGTGCTGGAGGACGGGCTCAAGTCCTTTGTACTGGACGTCATCATCGGGCAACGCAAGAACATGCCGTGGAGCGTGGTTGAGGCTTCCACGCAGCTCG GCCCATCCACCAAGGTTCTGCACGGCCTCTACAACAAAGTCAGCCAGTTCCCAGAGCTCACCAGTCACACCATGCGCTTCAACGCCTTCATCCTCGGCCTGCTCAA CATCCGGTCCCTGGAGTTCTGGTTTAATCACCTCTATAACCACGAAG ATATCATCCAGACGCACTACCAGCCCTGGGGCTTCCTGAGTGCGGCGCACACCGTGTGCCCCGGCCTCTTTGAGGAGCTACTGCTgctgctccagcccctggccctgctgcccttCAGCCTGGACTTGCTCTTCCAGCACCGGCTGCTGCAAAGcgggcagcagcagcggcagcacaAGGAACTGCTGCGAGTGTCCCAGGACCTGCTGCTGTCTGCGCACTCGACACTGCAGCTGGCCCGGGCCCGGGGCCAGGAGGGCCCGGGAGACATGGACAGAGCAGCGCATGGGGAGCGAGTGAAGGGCGTGGGCGCCCCAGAaggtggagaagaggaggaggaagcagaagagGTGGCGGAGATGGCAGAGGGCTCAGGCCATGGCAGGTGGGCCCGAAGCGGTCAGGCTGGCTGGTGGTACCAGCTCATGCAGAGCTCCCAAGTCTACATCGACGGCTCCACTGAGGGTTCTAGGTTCCCTCGTGGTAGCAGCAATAGCAGCAGTGAGAAAAAGAAAGTGGGGGGGTCCGGGGGGCCtccccaggctccacccccacgcGAGGGAGTAGTGGAAGGGGCTgaggcctgccctgcccccgaAGAGGCCCTTGGTCGAGAGAGGGGCTGGCCCTTCTGGATGGGGAGCCCCCCTGACTCCGTGCTGGCTGAGCTGAGGCGCAGTCGAGAAAGGGAGGCGCCTTCTGCCCCCCCAGCAGAAAACGAAGAAGGGGCCTCGGAGCCTTCACCTGGTGGCATCAAGTGGGGACATCTCTTTGGTTCCCGAAAAGCTCAACGGGAGGCCCGGCCCACAAACAG GCTGCCTTCAGACTGGCTGAGCCTGGACAAGTCCATGTTCCAGCTAGTGGCACAGACCGTGGGTGCCCGCCGGGAGCCAGAGCCCAAGGACAGCGTGCAGGAGCCACActctccagccctgccctctAAGCCCCCATG TGAGGTGCAGGCACTGTGCCACCATCTGGCCACAGGCCCTGGACAGCTGAGCTTCCACAAGGGAGATATCCTACGGGTGCTGGGGCCAGCCGGTGGAGACTGGCTGCGCTGCAGCCGTGGCCCTGACACTGGCCTTGTACCTCTGGCCTACGTGACGTTGACCCCAACTCCAAGTCCAACCCCTGGAAACAGCCAAAACTGA
- the RUSC2 gene encoding AP-4 complex accessory subunit RUSC2 isoform X3, with protein MPLFELSRMDSPPKLTGETLIVHHIPLVHCQVPDRQCCGGANGGSGSTRPNPFCPPDLGVTQPDQDLGQADSLLFNSLHSAAGGSARSTDSTKSRGRDGRGSGASKRHNPFLLQEGVGEPGLGDLYDDSFGDNATQQSFHLHSTGQPTFHLASFQLPPSGPRVGRSWGAPRSRAGVVDGQEQEPVAPLDTQQCRSSHRCRPELEAETMELDECGGPGGNGSGGGASDTSGFSFDHEWKLSSDESPRNPGCSGPGTQHCRCSSTSSQSEAADQSMGYVSDSSCNSSDGVLVTFSTLYNKMHSNSRANLNSAPQSCSDSSFCSHSDPGGFYLDLQPSPAESKMSCESHHPESGGREGGYGCPHASSPELDANCNSYRPHCEPCPAVADLTACFQSQARLVVATQNYYKLVTCDLSSQSSPSPAGSSITSCSEEHTKISPPPGPGPEPGPGQPSEYYLFQKPEVQPEEQEAEGSSAEAAAAMSPTILEGQVYTNTSPPNLSTGRQRSRSYDRSLERSPAVRLGSLERMLSCPVRLSEGPAALAGPSSPPRRVTSFAELAKGRKKAAGSGSPPLRVSVGDSSQEFSPIQEAQQDRAAPLEKGTHCSHSLPPMPLGPGIDLLGPEPWSTQVCQGPQSSETPPSGLRAAEQGPLAPLMDPGLAVPGSPANSHAQRDARARADANHLSPQALKWREYRRKNPLGPPGVSGSLDRRPQEVRLTRRNPIFEFPGSFPAAGHLNCRLNGQMLKPLPLTCPDFQDPFSLTEKPPAEFCLSPDGNSEAISIDLLQKKGLIKAVNTAVDLIVAHFGTSRDPGVKAKLGNSSVSPNVGHLVLKYLCPAVRAVLEDGLKSFVLDVIIGQRKNMPWSVVEASTQLGPSTKVLHGLYNKVSQFPELTSHTMRFNAFILGLLNIRSLEFWFNHLYNHEDIIQTHYQPWGFLSAAHTVCPGLFEELLLLLQPLALLPFSLDLLFQHRLLQSGQQQRQHKELLRVSQDLLLSAHSTLQLARARGQEGPGDMDRAAHGERVKGVGAPEGGEEEEEAEEVAEMAEGSGHGRWARSGQAGWWYQLMQSSQVYIDGSTEGSRFPRGSSNSSSEKKKVGGSGGPPQAPPPREGVVEGAEACPAPEEALGRERGWPFWMGSPPDSVLAELRRSREREAPSAPPAENEEGASEPSPGGIKWGHLFGSRKAQREARPTNRLPSDWLSLDKSMFQLVAQTVGARREPEPKDSVQEPHSPALPSKPPCEVQALCHHLATGPGQLSFHKGDILRVLGPAGGDWLRCSRGPDTGLVPLAYVTLTPTPSPTPGNSQN; from the exons ATGCCCTTGTTCGAACTTTCCAGAATGGATAGTCCCCCAAAGCTGACTGGAGAGACCCTCATCGTCCACCACATCCCCCTGGTGCACTGTCAAGTCCCAGACAGGCAGTGCTGCGGAGGGGCAAATGGAGGTAGTGGGAGCACAAGACCCAACCCTTTCTGTCCACCTGACCTGGGTGTCACCCAGCCTGACCAAGACCTGGGACAAGCTGACTCCCTGCTGTTCAACAGTCTGCACTCTGCTGCAGGCGGATCTGCACGGTCTACAGACAGCACCAAGAGTAGGGGTCGGGATGGAAGAGGCTCCGGGGCCTCCAAACGACACAATCCGTTCTTGCTGCAGGAGGGTGTGGGTGAGCCAGGACTTGGTGACCTGTATGATGACAGCTTCGGTGACAATGCCACCCAGCAGTCCTTCCAcctgcacagcactggccagcccACCTTCCATCTAGCCTCTTTCCAGCTGCCACCGTCTGGACCCAGAGTGGGCAGGTCATGGGGAGCACCACGCAGTCGGGCTGGAGTGGTGGACGGGCAGGAACAGGAGCCAGTGGCACCCTTGGACACCCAGCAGTGCCGCAGCAGCCACCGCTGCAGACCAGAGCTGGAAGCAGAGACCATGGAGCTGGATGAGTGTGGGGGACCTGGTGGGAATGGCAGTGGTGGGGGAGCCAGTGATACCTCTGGCTTCTCCTTTGACCATGAATGGAAGCTGAGTTCAGATGAATCCCCAAGGAACCCAGGGTGCTCGGGCCCAGGAACCCAGCACTGCCGCTGCAGCAGCACATCCAGTCAGTCTGAGGCAGCTGACCAGTCCATGGGCTACGTGAGCGACTCGTCCTGCAACAGTTCCGATGGCGTGCTGGTCACCTTCAGCACGCTGTACAACAAGATGCACAGCAACTCCCGAGCCAATCTCAACTCTGCCCCGCAGTCCTGCAGTGACTCTTCCTTCTGCAGCCACTCGGACCCTGGCGGCTTCTACCTGGACCTGCAGCCCTCCCCGGCTGAGTCGAAGATGTCTTGTGAGTCTCACCACCCTGAGAGTGGAGGACGGGAAGGAGGCTATGGTTGTCCTCATGCCTCATCTCCTGAGCTCGATGCCAACTGCAACTCCTACCGCCCACACTGTGAGCCCTGCCCAGCTGTGGCCGACCTCACAGCCTGCTTCCAGAGCCAGGCCCGTCTTGTGGTGGCCACACAGAATTACTATAAACTTGTCACCTGTGACCTGTCCTCCCAATCATCCCCAAGCCCGGCTGGCTCTTCCATCACCAGCTGCTCTGAGGAACACACCAAGATAAGTCCCCCACCAGGCCCTGGCCCAGAACCAGGCCCAGGCCAGCCTTCCGAGTACTACCTATTCCAGAAGCCCGAAGTCCAGCCAGAGGAACAAGAGGCAGAGGGCTCCTCGGCAGAAGCAGCCGCTGCCATGAGCCCCACTATTCTCGAGGGACAAGTGTACACGAATACGTCACCCCCCAACCTCAGCACGGGACGCCAGCGCTCCCGCAGCTACGACCGCAGCCTGGAGCGCAGCCCTGCTGTCCGCCTGGGCTCACTGGAGCGCATGCTGAGTTGTCCAGTACGCTTGAGTGAGGGCCCTGCGGCCCTGGCAGGGCctagctccccacccaggagggtCACCTCCTTTGCTGAACTGGCCAAAGGCCGGAAGAAGGCTGCAGGCTCTGGCTCCCCCCCACTTCGGGTGAGCGTCGGGGACTCCTCCCAGGAGTTCTCACCCATCCAAGAAGCCCAGCAAGACAGGGCGGCCCCACTGGAGAAGGGCACTCACTGTAGCCATAGTCTACCACCCATGCCCTTGGGACCAGGCATAGACCTACTTGGTCCAGAACCCTGGTCCACCCAGGTCTGCCAGGGCCCCCAGTCCAGTGAGACGCCACCTTCTGGCCTCAGAGCTGCTGAGCAAGGCCCCCTGGCTCCACTGATGGATCCAGGGCTTGCTGTCCCAGGGAGCCCAGCCAACAGCCATGCCCAGAGGGATGCAAGAGCTAGAGCTGACG CCAACCACCTATCCCCTCAAGCCCTCAAGTGGCGCGAATACAGGAGGAAGAACCCACTAGGGCCACCTGGCGTATCAGGCAGCCTAGACCGAAGGCCACAGGAAGTGCGGCTGACCCGAAGGAACCCCATCTTTGAGTTTCCTGGCTCTTTCCCGGCTGCTGGCCATCTGAACTGCCGGCTGAATG gTCAAATGCTGAAGCCATTACCACTGACCTGCCCTGATTTCCAAGACCCCTTCTCCCTGACTGAGAAGCCCCCAGCTGAGTTTTGTCTGTCCCCAGATGGCAACTCAGAGGCCATTTCCATTGACCTGCTTCAGAAAAAAG GCCTGATTAAAGCTGTTAACACTGCTGTGGACCTCATTGTGGCCCACTTTGGCACAAGCCGGGATCCTGGGGTGAAG GCAAAGCTGGGAAACAGTTCTGTGAGCCCCAACGTGGGCCACCTGGTTCTGAAGTACTTGTGCCCCGCTGTCCGGGCCGTGCTGGAGGACGGGCTCAAGTCCTTTGTACTGGACGTCATCATCGGGCAACGCAAGAACATGCCGTGGAGCGTGGTTGAGGCTTCCACGCAGCTCG GCCCATCCACCAAGGTTCTGCACGGCCTCTACAACAAAGTCAGCCAGTTCCCAGAGCTCACCAGTCACACCATGCGCTTCAACGCCTTCATCCTCGGCCTGCTCAA CATCCGGTCCCTGGAGTTCTGGTTTAATCACCTCTATAACCACGAAG ATATCATCCAGACGCACTACCAGCCCTGGGGCTTCCTGAGTGCGGCGCACACCGTGTGCCCCGGCCTCTTTGAGGAGCTACTGCTgctgctccagcccctggccctgctgcccttCAGCCTGGACTTGCTCTTCCAGCACCGGCTGCTGCAAAGcgggcagcagcagcggcagcacaAGGAACTGCTGCGAGTGTCCCAGGACCTGCTGCTGTCTGCGCACTCGACACTGCAGCTGGCCCGGGCCCGGGGCCAGGAGGGCCCGGGAGACATGGACAGAGCAGCGCATGGGGAGCGAGTGAAGGGCGTGGGCGCCCCAGAaggtggagaagaggaggaggaagcagaagagGTGGCGGAGATGGCAGAGGGCTCAGGCCATGGCAGGTGGGCCCGAAGCGGTCAGGCTGGCTGGTGGTACCAGCTCATGCAGAGCTCCCAAGTCTACATCGACGGCTCCACTGAGGGTTCTAGGTTCCCTCGTGGTAGCAGCAATAGCAGCAGTGAGAAAAAGAAAGTGGGGGGGTCCGGGGGGCCtccccaggctccacccccacgcGAGGGAGTAGTGGAAGGGGCTgaggcctgccctgcccccgaAGAGGCCCTTGGTCGAGAGAGGGGCTGGCCCTTCTGGATGGGGAGCCCCCCTGACTCCGTGCTGGCTGAGCTGAGGCGCAGTCGAGAAAGGGAGGCGCCTTCTGCCCCCCCAGCAGAAAACGAAGAAGGGGCCTCGGAGCCTTCACCTGGTGGCATCAAGTGGGGACATCTCTTTGGTTCCCGAAAAGCTCAACGGGAGGCCCGGCCCACAAACAG GCTGCCTTCAGACTGGCTGAGCCTGGACAAGTCCATGTTCCAGCTAGTGGCACAGACCGTGGGTGCCCGCCGGGAGCCAGAGCCCAAGGACAGCGTGCAGGAGCCACActctccagccctgccctctAAGCCCCCATG TGAGGTGCAGGCACTGTGCCACCATCTGGCCACAGGCCCTGGACAGCTGAGCTTCCACAAGGGAGATATCCTACGGGTGCTGGGGCCAGCCGGTGGAGACTGGCTGCGCTGCAGCCGTGGCCCTGACACTGGCCTTGTACCTCTGGCCTACGTGACGTTGACCCCAACTCCAAGTCCAACCCCTGGAAACAGCCAAAACTGA